One Dromiciops gliroides isolate mDroGli1 chromosome 3, mDroGli1.pri, whole genome shotgun sequence DNA segment encodes these proteins:
- the SMG9 gene encoding protein SMG9 isoform X2: MSESGHSQPGLYGIERRRRWKEPGSGGPQNLSGPGGRERDYAPPWERERERRDGNEEAGASVIQKTPIILSKPPAERVSAPLDKPIVLMKPREEAKGPAGGVGAPVLEGATPPPPVVPTPPKGEKEGQRPTQPVYQIQNRGMGTTTPAAMDPVVGQAKLLPPERMKHSIKLVDDQMNWCDSAIEYLLDQTDVLVVGVLGLQGTGKSMVMSLLSANTPEEDQRAYVFRAQSAEMKERGGNQTSGIDFFITQERIVFLDTQPILSPSILDHLINNDRKLPPEYNLPHTYVEMQSLQIAAFLFTVCHVVIVVQDWFTDLSLYRFLQTAEMVKPSTPSPSHEASSSSGSDEGTEYYPHLVFLQNKARREDFCPQKLRQMHLVIDQLMAHSHLRYKGTLSMLQCNVFPGLPPDFLDSEVNLFLVPFMDTEGDSESLPRAGPGSSPLFSLLPGYRGHPSFQSLVTKLRSQVMSMARPQLSHTILTEKNWFHYAARIWDGVKKSSALAEYSRLLA, translated from the exons ATGTCCGAGTCTGGGCACAGCCAGCCAGGACTCTATGGGATAGAGCGGCGGCGCAGATGGAAGGAACCAGGATCTGGGGGCCCACAGAACCTGTCTGGGCCTGGGGGTCGGGAGAGAGACTATGCCCCACCTTGGGAACGAGAGCGAGAGAGACGg gATGGCAATGAGGAGGCAGGGGCATCAGTCATACAGAAAACACCAATCATTCTCTCCAAGCCTCCAGCAGAGCGG GTCTCAGCTCCTCTGGACAAACCTATCGTCCTGATGAAACCTCGGGAAGAAGCCAAGGGCCCCGCCGGAGGGGTGGGTGCCCCAGTCCTTGAAGGCGCCACGCCGCCCCCCCCAGTGGTCCCCACCCCTcccaagggagagaaggaaggccaGCGGCCCACCCAGCCTGTCTACCAGATACAGAACCGGGGCATGGGCACCACGACCCCTGCCGCCATGGACC CTGTGGTTGGCCAGGCCAAGCTGCTCCCCCCCGAGCGCATGAAGCACAGCATTAAGCTGGTGGATGACCAGATGAACTGGTGTGATAGCGCCATCGAG TACCTGCTAGATCAGACCGACGTGCTGGTGGTGGGGGTCCTGGGTCTCCAAGGGACAGGCAAGTCTATGGTCATGTCCCTGCTGTCGGCCAACACTCCTGAGGAGGACCAGAG AGCCTACGTGTTCCGGGCCCAGAGCGCCGAGATGAAGGAGCGTGGGGGCAACCAGACCAGCGGCATCGACTTCTTCATCACTCAGGAGCGGATCGTCTTTCTGGACACTCAG CCCATCCTCAGTCCCTCCATCCTGGACCATCTTATCAACAATGACCGCAAATTGCCCCCGGAGTATAACCTCCCCCACACCTATGTGGAGATGCAG TCCCTCCAGATCGCAGCCTTCCTCTTCACCGTGTGCCACGTGGTCATTGTGGTGCAGGACTGGTTCACTGATCTCAGTTTGTACCG GTTTCTGCAGACAGCAGAGATGGTGAagccctccaccccctcccccagccatgAGGCCAGCAGCTCCTCCGGTTCGGATGAAGGAACAGAGTACTACCCCCACCTGG tcttcCTGCAGAACAAGGCCCGGCGTGAGGACTTCTGCCCCCAGAAGCTTCGGCAGATGCACCTGGTGATCGACCAGCTGATGGCCCATTCCCACCTGCGGTACAAGG GCACGCTGTCCATGCTGCAGTGCAATGTCTTCCCGGGCCTGCCCCCTGACTTCTTGGACTCAGAGGTGAACCTCTTCCTTGTGCCCTTCATGGACACCGAAGGGGACAGCGAGAGCCTGCCCCGAGCAG GCCCAGGCTCCAGCCcgctcttttcccttctcccggGCTACCGAGGCCACCCCAGCTTCCAGTCCCTGGTGACCAAACTCCGAAGCCAGGTGATGTCCATGGCCCGGCCACAGCTCTCGCACACCATCCTCACAGAGAAGAACTG GTTCCACTATGCTGCCCGGATCTGGGATGGGGTCAAGAAGTCGTCCGCACTGGCCGAGTACAGCCGCCTGCTGGCGTGA
- the SMG9 gene encoding protein SMG9 isoform X1, whose protein sequence is MSESGHSQPGLYGIERRRRWKEPGSGGPQNLSGPGGRERDYAPPWERERERRDGNEEAGASVIQKTPIILSKPPAERSKLPPPPAPAPTAPQVSAPLDKPIVLMKPREEAKGPAGGVGAPVLEGATPPPPVVPTPPKGEKEGQRPTQPVYQIQNRGMGTTTPAAMDPVVGQAKLLPPERMKHSIKLVDDQMNWCDSAIEYLLDQTDVLVVGVLGLQGTGKSMVMSLLSANTPEEDQRAYVFRAQSAEMKERGGNQTSGIDFFITQERIVFLDTQPILSPSILDHLINNDRKLPPEYNLPHTYVEMQSLQIAAFLFTVCHVVIVVQDWFTDLSLYRFLQTAEMVKPSTPSPSHEASSSSGSDEGTEYYPHLVFLQNKARREDFCPQKLRQMHLVIDQLMAHSHLRYKGTLSMLQCNVFPGLPPDFLDSEVNLFLVPFMDTEGDSESLPRAGPGSSPLFSLLPGYRGHPSFQSLVTKLRSQVMSMARPQLSHTILTEKNWFHYAARIWDGVKKSSALAEYSRLLA, encoded by the exons ATGTCCGAGTCTGGGCACAGCCAGCCAGGACTCTATGGGATAGAGCGGCGGCGCAGATGGAAGGAACCAGGATCTGGGGGCCCACAGAACCTGTCTGGGCCTGGGGGTCGGGAGAGAGACTATGCCCCACCTTGGGAACGAGAGCGAGAGAGACGg gATGGCAATGAGGAGGCAGGGGCATCAGTCATACAGAAAACACCAATCATTCTCTCCAAGCCTCCAGCAGAGCGG TCTAAACTCCCGCCCCCACCAGCCCCGGCTCCCACTGCCCCCCAGGTCTCAGCTCCTCTGGACAAACCTATCGTCCTGATGAAACCTCGGGAAGAAGCCAAGGGCCCCGCCGGAGGGGTGGGTGCCCCAGTCCTTGAAGGCGCCACGCCGCCCCCCCCAGTGGTCCCCACCCCTcccaagggagagaaggaaggccaGCGGCCCACCCAGCCTGTCTACCAGATACAGAACCGGGGCATGGGCACCACGACCCCTGCCGCCATGGACC CTGTGGTTGGCCAGGCCAAGCTGCTCCCCCCCGAGCGCATGAAGCACAGCATTAAGCTGGTGGATGACCAGATGAACTGGTGTGATAGCGCCATCGAG TACCTGCTAGATCAGACCGACGTGCTGGTGGTGGGGGTCCTGGGTCTCCAAGGGACAGGCAAGTCTATGGTCATGTCCCTGCTGTCGGCCAACACTCCTGAGGAGGACCAGAG AGCCTACGTGTTCCGGGCCCAGAGCGCCGAGATGAAGGAGCGTGGGGGCAACCAGACCAGCGGCATCGACTTCTTCATCACTCAGGAGCGGATCGTCTTTCTGGACACTCAG CCCATCCTCAGTCCCTCCATCCTGGACCATCTTATCAACAATGACCGCAAATTGCCCCCGGAGTATAACCTCCCCCACACCTATGTGGAGATGCAG TCCCTCCAGATCGCAGCCTTCCTCTTCACCGTGTGCCACGTGGTCATTGTGGTGCAGGACTGGTTCACTGATCTCAGTTTGTACCG GTTTCTGCAGACAGCAGAGATGGTGAagccctccaccccctcccccagccatgAGGCCAGCAGCTCCTCCGGTTCGGATGAAGGAACAGAGTACTACCCCCACCTGG tcttcCTGCAGAACAAGGCCCGGCGTGAGGACTTCTGCCCCCAGAAGCTTCGGCAGATGCACCTGGTGATCGACCAGCTGATGGCCCATTCCCACCTGCGGTACAAGG GCACGCTGTCCATGCTGCAGTGCAATGTCTTCCCGGGCCTGCCCCCTGACTTCTTGGACTCAGAGGTGAACCTCTTCCTTGTGCCCTTCATGGACACCGAAGGGGACAGCGAGAGCCTGCCCCGAGCAG GCCCAGGCTCCAGCCcgctcttttcccttctcccggGCTACCGAGGCCACCCCAGCTTCCAGTCCCTGGTGACCAAACTCCGAAGCCAGGTGATGTCCATGGCCCGGCCACAGCTCTCGCACACCATCCTCACAGAGAAGAACTG GTTCCACTATGCTGCCCGGATCTGGGATGGGGTCAAGAAGTCGTCCGCACTGGCCGAGTACAGCCGCCTGCTGGCGTGA